Proteins encoded within one genomic window of Phototrophicus methaneseepsis:
- a CDS encoding reductive dehalogenase, producing the protein MPSSLNRREFLKDMGLLGIGAGAAALGPIEALGESWSDKAGIAERPFWVHDVDKPTAEIDWEAIYRFDERNTVRRGWSKYLDEETFNKLNSQRNTISYEFSKQGKPGYSIRDIALYQASGIGATQSFIGPTNTTTPEEGGVPRWEGTPEENSEMIRAALRSFGAATVGFLELDENTEKLIYSTDPDGKEIVISEDQDVPEETETQRIIPKKARWVITWTIQMSQEGMTRCPTPLGAATTSMAYARNRAVQSRLQGFLRAIGYYGLGEAETNALGIAPAFGVLAGLGEMSRLNRMISPEYGPMVRVFKMITNLPVAPTTPIDAGIMNFCKSCKTCATYCPSGSLSTASEPSYETQGGWNRGGVKTWYENALSCRNYWAEVGTNCGICFAVCPFSVKDRAFIHQMVKGVVGTTTIFNSSLADMSRRVYSPGKMDEPQKDTEEWWKLDYAEYGFDSTHGHADA; encoded by the coding sequence ATGCCATCAAGTTTAAATAGGCGCGAGTTTTTGAAGGATATGGGCTTATTGGGGATAGGCGCGGGTGCTGCGGCACTTGGCCCGATAGAAGCACTTGGCGAGAGCTGGAGCGATAAAGCTGGCATCGCAGAGCGCCCCTTCTGGGTTCATGACGTCGATAAACCGACTGCTGAGATTGACTGGGAAGCAATCTATCGCTTTGATGAGCGCAACACGGTTCGCCGTGGTTGGAGCAAGTACCTCGATGAGGAAACCTTCAACAAGCTCAATTCACAACGCAACACCATTTCTTATGAATTCAGCAAACAGGGCAAACCGGGCTATTCCATCCGTGATATCGCCCTGTATCAGGCCAGTGGTATCGGCGCGACACAATCCTTCATTGGCCCCACAAACACCACCACGCCGGAAGAAGGCGGCGTTCCTCGCTGGGAAGGTACCCCAGAAGAGAACTCCGAGATGATTCGCGCTGCGCTGCGCTCCTTTGGTGCGGCAACTGTCGGCTTTTTGGAGCTGGATGAAAACACTGAAAAGCTGATTTATTCCACAGACCCGGATGGCAAAGAGATTGTCATCAGTGAAGATCAGGATGTCCCGGAAGAGACGGAAACACAACGTATCATCCCCAAGAAGGCCCGTTGGGTCATCACCTGGACGATCCAGATGTCACAGGAGGGCATGACGCGCTGCCCGACCCCGCTTGGCGCAGCCACGACCTCTATGGCTTATGCGCGTAACCGTGCTGTCCAGAGCCGCCTACAGGGCTTCCTGCGCGCTATTGGTTACTATGGCCTTGGCGAAGCAGAAACAAACGCCCTGGGTATCGCACCTGCGTTTGGCGTATTGGCTGGCCTGGGTGAAATGTCTCGCCTGAACCGCATGATTTCGCCGGAATATGGCCCGATGGTGCGCGTCTTTAAGATGATCACCAACCTGCCAGTTGCACCGACCACACCCATTGATGCTGGCATCATGAACTTCTGCAAGTCTTGTAAAACCTGCGCGACCTACTGCCCCTCTGGCTCACTGAGCACTGCCAGTGAACCGTCATACGAAACCCAGGGCGGCTGGAACCGCGGTGGTGTCAAGACTTGGTACGAAAACGCGCTCTCCTGCCGTAACTACTGGGCGGAAGTCGGCACGAACTGCGGTATCTGCTTCGCGGTTTGCCCATTCTCGGTCAAGGACCGTGCCTTTATCCATCAGATGGTGAAGGGTGTTGTCGGCACGACGACGATCTTCAATAGCTCGCTGGCAGATATGAGCCGTCGAGTTTATAGCCCCGGTAAGATGGACGAGCCTCAGAAAGATACTGAGGAATGGTGGAAACTGGATTACGCCGAGTACGGCTTTGATTCAACTCATGGGCATGCAGACGCTTAA
- a CDS encoding thiol-disulfide oxidoreductase DCC family protein, with product MVTAVFDGNCVLCQTMRAIFTRLDWLRRVEFLDLHQRDYVTERFPQLANRDLMGSMHVIAEEDHVYNGFPAVRRLLKEVPLGYPFWIVLHIPGLSRLGPIVYRWIARNRYHINKMLGVDLPQQCEDGICKMP from the coding sequence ATGGTTACAGCAGTCTTTGATGGCAACTGCGTCCTCTGCCAGACAATGCGCGCGATTTTTACACGTCTGGATTGGCTGCGACGTGTTGAATTTCTGGATTTACATCAGCGAGATTACGTGACGGAGCGCTTCCCACAATTGGCAAATCGTGACTTGATGGGGAGTATGCACGTGATTGCGGAAGAAGATCACGTTTACAATGGCTTCCCGGCAGTGCGCCGCCTTCTTAAAGAAGTCCCTTTAGGCTATCCCTTCTGGATTGTGCTGCACATCCCCGGCCTGAGCCGACTCGGCCCCATTGTCTATCGTTGGATCGCTCGCAACCGTTATCATATCAACAAAATGCTAGGTGTGGACCTGCCACAACAGTGTGAAGATGGCATCTGTAAAATGCCCTAA
- a CDS encoding ABC transporter substrate-binding protein — MKATRNMLWVLCLMLALVFTAQAQDAEVEGNLTDGCVAEYDETVDYFPAKVSVEYAESFSVEYFNNYKVVSMVPWPGAEESLEYVLVQCGTPAPEGYEDIPMFEVPVQRFVAMTTTILPPMDEQGILDRLVAVDTTLFTSNENVLEMTASGDIVEIGGGGSGGDINFELLLSTEPDLVMAQEFYAGGTTLTQLQEAGIPAVLNADYADTSPLGQAEWGKYVALFFNTEAEANVIFDGIAERYQELVALTADVEDRPTVIAASPFSGTWYMPGADSTIAQLLADAGADFLWKDEPGTSVPLDMEVVVENGADAEYWVNANQYWQTTDDMLADDSRFAEFQALENGNIWNNNLRMNANGGSDYFESGAAHPDVILADLIKIFHPDLLPEHELVYYQQLASGE; from the coding sequence ATGAAAGCAACACGGAATATGCTATGGGTTCTCTGCCTGATGCTGGCGTTGGTCTTTACAGCGCAAGCCCAGGATGCTGAGGTCGAAGGAAATCTGACAGACGGTTGTGTGGCAGAGTATGACGAAACTGTCGATTACTTCCCTGCTAAAGTGAGCGTCGAATACGCTGAAAGCTTCAGCGTTGAATATTTTAACAACTACAAAGTTGTTTCTATGGTGCCTTGGCCGGGTGCGGAAGAATCATTGGAATATGTACTGGTCCAATGTGGCACACCAGCGCCAGAAGGCTATGAAGACATCCCCATGTTTGAAGTCCCTGTGCAGCGTTTCGTCGCAATGACGACGACAATCCTGCCCCCGATGGATGAACAGGGTATTCTGGATCGCCTGGTGGCTGTAGATACAACGTTGTTCACCAGCAACGAAAACGTGCTGGAAATGACAGCATCCGGCGATATTGTCGAGATTGGTGGCGGCGGCAGCGGTGGCGATATCAATTTTGAGCTGCTGCTGAGTACTGAGCCAGATCTCGTCATGGCACAGGAATTTTATGCAGGTGGGACGACACTTACCCAATTGCAGGAAGCAGGCATTCCGGCTGTGCTGAATGCAGATTATGCCGATACCTCACCATTGGGGCAGGCAGAATGGGGTAAATATGTGGCGCTTTTCTTCAATACAGAGGCAGAGGCTAATGTCATTTTTGATGGCATCGCCGAGCGTTATCAGGAACTTGTTGCCTTGACAGCAGATGTTGAGGACCGTCCGACCGTCATTGCTGCCAGTCCTTTCAGCGGTACATGGTATATGCCGGGTGCAGATAGCACCATTGCGCAGTTATTGGCAGATGCTGGCGCGGATTTCCTGTGGAAAGATGAACCCGGTACGAGTGTGCCGCTGGATATGGAAGTCGTGGTAGAAAACGGTGCTGATGCCGAATATTGGGTGAATGCGAACCAGTATTGGCAAACCACAGATGATATGCTGGCGGATGACTCCCGCTTTGCAGAGTTCCAGGCTTTGGAAAATGGCAATATCTGGAACAACAACCTGCGGATGAATGCCAATGGTGGCAGTGATTACTTCGAGAGTGGTGCCGCCCATCCAGACGTTATCCTGGCTGATTTGATCAAAATCTTCCATCCTGATCTACTGCCAGAACATGAGTTGGTTTATTACCAACAGCTTGCGTCAGGTGAATAG
- a CDS encoding FAD:protein FMN transferase: protein MKQSSGLSRRQFIRITASAGALLASGLGYGMAVQGQAVHVEEAQMLLGSIAHLTIISTEPDRARQAIQAAFRRMADLEAVFSRFQPASQLSQLNATGSLTNADPALQEVLARAIEYGDLTSGAFDVTVEPLLRLYREAAQKGGAVAEPVVLSAKQLVNYRQISITNSTLRLNKSGMSITLDGIAKGYIIDAGTSVLSEYGFEHIMVELGGDLQTRGDADGRPWQVRIEKPSVPSAAMSLVAQLNNTAMATSGDYQYTFTPDRRLHHIIDPSSGVSPDELASASVIAGTACDADALSTSVLVMGASAGLELIDRLPGVEALVMTKEGTVYHSAHFPLL from the coding sequence ATGAAGCAATCATCAGGATTATCAAGACGCCAATTCATTCGCATCACGGCTTCTGCAGGGGCTTTGTTAGCAAGCGGCCTGGGATATGGTATGGCTGTGCAAGGGCAGGCTGTTCATGTTGAAGAAGCGCAAATGCTCCTGGGCAGCATCGCCCATCTGACGATCATCAGCACAGAACCAGACCGGGCGCGGCAGGCGATACAGGCGGCTTTCCGGCGGATGGCGGACCTGGAAGCTGTTTTCAGTCGCTTTCAGCCAGCAAGTCAACTCAGTCAGTTAAATGCTACGGGCAGCCTCACAAATGCAGATCCAGCTCTGCAAGAGGTACTGGCACGGGCGATAGAATATGGTGACCTCACTTCAGGCGCGTTTGATGTGACCGTTGAGCCGCTGCTGCGTTTGTATCGTGAGGCTGCCCAAAAGGGAGGTGCTGTTGCTGAACCTGTCGTGCTCAGTGCCAAACAATTGGTCAATTATCGGCAAATATCCATAACCAATAGCACCCTTCGCTTGAATAAATCGGGCATGTCGATCACACTAGATGGCATTGCGAAGGGATATATCATCGATGCGGGGACATCTGTACTCAGTGAGTACGGATTTGAGCATATCATGGTTGAACTGGGCGGTGATTTGCAGACGCGCGGCGATGCAGATGGGCGTCCCTGGCAGGTACGCATTGAAAAACCAAGCGTTCCCAGTGCAGCGATGTCGCTTGTCGCTCAGCTGAATAACACAGCTATGGCGACATCTGGTGACTATCAATATACCTTTACGCCGGATCGGCGGCTGCACCATATCATTGATCCGAGCAGTGGTGTTTCTCCTGATGAGCTCGCTAGTGCCAGTGTGATTGCAGGTACCGCTTGTGACGCAGATGCGCTCTCTACCTCCGTATTGGTGATGGGGGCCAGCGCAGGCTTAGAATTAATTGACCGTCTGCCAGGGGTTGAAGCCCTTGTCATGACGAAAGAGGGTACAGTTTATCATTCAGCGCATTTCCCGCTGCTATGA
- a CDS encoding iron ABC transporter permease, whose product MATRCDQVTQSDRQVSGFSLPGLKPMMVIGLIALLIGIFLISLAIGSVSIPLKDVIRVLIGQEASKTAWTSIILNYRLPQAVTALLAGAALGISGLLMQTFFRNPLADPFILGISSGASLGVAIVVLMAGTVTTSLLAGLGFMGDLGLAFAASLGSGIVMLIVLWTARRVSSGMTLLILGLLFGYLTSAAVSLLLYFSIPERIQAYINWTFGSFSGVTWSQLGVMIPVILAGLAASFFLSKTLNALLLGEAYAYSMGLNLARARIIIILTTAVLAGTITAFCGPIGFIGIAVPHLCRSLFNTSDHRILVPLTILVGALVALVASLIADVPGSSIVLPLNAVTSFIGAPAVIWVILSRQNVKDTFAS is encoded by the coding sequence ATGGCAACACGCTGTGACCAGGTAACCCAATCAGATCGTCAGGTCAGCGGTTTTTCATTGCCCGGCCTCAAGCCCATGATGGTGATCGGGTTGATTGCACTGCTGATTGGCATCTTTCTCATCAGCCTTGCAATTGGTTCGGTTTCAATCCCGCTGAAGGATGTTATCCGGGTCCTGATAGGCCAGGAAGCGAGTAAAACGGCCTGGACGAGTATCATCCTGAACTATCGCTTGCCGCAGGCCGTGACGGCCTTACTAGCCGGGGCGGCGCTGGGTATCAGCGGCTTACTGATGCAGACGTTCTTCCGCAATCCCCTGGCGGACCCCTTCATTCTGGGTATTAGCTCCGGTGCCAGCCTGGGTGTTGCGATTGTTGTGCTGATGGCCGGCACAGTGACGACCAGCTTGCTGGCGGGGTTGGGCTTTATGGGTGACCTGGGCTTAGCTTTTGCCGCGAGTTTGGGCTCTGGCATTGTAATGCTAATCGTCTTATGGACGGCGCGGCGCGTTTCCAGCGGGATGACTTTGCTTATACTGGGCCTCTTATTCGGCTATCTGACGAGTGCTGCCGTCAGCCTTCTGCTCTATTTCAGCATTCCGGAGCGCATCCAGGCTTATATTAATTGGACGTTCGGCAGTTTTAGCGGTGTGACCTGGTCACAATTAGGTGTGATGATCCCCGTGATTCTGGCGGGGTTAGCGGCTTCCTTCTTCCTGAGTAAGACGCTCAACGCGCTGCTGTTGGGCGAGGCTTATGCTTACAGTATGGGCCTGAACCTGGCCCGCGCGCGTATCATTATTATCCTGACCACCGCTGTGCTCGCAGGGACGATTACCGCTTTCTGTGGGCCAATAGGCTTTATCGGTATTGCGGTGCCACATCTATGCCGGAGTTTGTTCAACACATCGGATCATCGCATCCTGGTGCCGCTTACGATTCTCGTTGGGGCGCTTGTCGCGCTTGTGGCCTCGCTCATCGCTGATGTACCAGGAAGCTCAATTGTGCTGCCCTTAAATGCAGTGACGTCATTCATCGGTGCACCCGCTGTGATCTGGGTCATCCTCAGCCGCCAGAATGTGAAGGATACATTTGCATCATGA
- a CDS encoding FMN-binding protein produces MANLTARQSIQQQRDRQRRQKNIVTIVAFLILVGAWIFGRLNSGSDVTPFIQDVLPQAERIEQGSQGLFTGYATQNGTEQVVGYAMTGTATGYGGPMLLLVGTDVDGNIIGTSIIEHGETPNFFGQLDRQDYYDQFFGANYSDALYLGEDIDGVSGATLSSEAVAQSIRQAVRGIASAAIDGAQVPPDQRPVKFGAPEVALIALFVVSFFLHRLKRQPTLKKYGRWLILLSGLFILGFVFNKPFTLSNVITLLSGYWPDWHTNLYWYLLVGGIILVTSIQGKNPYCSWFCPFGAAQEVLGSISGAKPYQPRQLYSKLRWVQRALSFTAIVLGLAMRQPGAASYEPFGTLFNLQGSWPQWVMLVMVLLGSLVIYRPFCNYLCPLDPVVDYIGEIRRWVKNVWRQKNKTNVSISSKPS; encoded by the coding sequence ATGGCCAACTTAACAGCCCGCCAGTCCATCCAACAACAACGCGACCGTCAGCGCCGCCAGAAGAATATCGTCACAATTGTCGCTTTCTTGATTCTGGTCGGAGCCTGGATATTTGGCCGTCTCAATTCTGGCAGTGATGTAACCCCTTTTATACAGGATGTCCTACCGCAAGCGGAGCGCATCGAGCAAGGTAGCCAAGGGCTTTTTACAGGCTATGCAACACAAAATGGCACCGAACAGGTCGTTGGTTATGCCATGACGGGTACCGCAACAGGGTATGGTGGCCCCATGCTCTTGTTAGTGGGTACGGATGTTGATGGCAATATCATAGGTACCTCGATCATTGAACATGGCGAAACACCGAATTTCTTCGGCCAGCTAGATCGCCAAGATTATTATGATCAATTCTTTGGGGCAAACTACAGCGACGCACTCTATCTTGGCGAAGACATCGACGGTGTGAGTGGTGCAACGCTCTCTTCAGAAGCTGTCGCACAGAGCATCCGTCAGGCTGTACGGGGGATTGCTTCTGCTGCGATTGATGGTGCACAGGTACCACCAGACCAGCGCCCGGTGAAGTTTGGCGCGCCAGAAGTGGCCCTCATCGCGCTCTTCGTCGTTAGCTTCTTCTTGCATCGCCTCAAGCGCCAGCCGACCCTCAAAAAGTATGGGCGTTGGCTGATCTTACTGAGCGGGTTGTTCATCCTGGGCTTTGTCTTCAATAAGCCCTTTACGCTCTCGAATGTCATTACGCTGCTATCAGGCTACTGGCCGGATTGGCACACCAATCTGTATTGGTATTTGCTGGTGGGCGGCATCATCCTTGTGACTTCTATTCAGGGTAAAAATCCATATTGCTCATGGTTTTGCCCATTTGGTGCTGCTCAGGAAGTGCTCGGTTCGATCAGCGGTGCCAAGCCTTATCAACCACGCCAGCTTTATAGCAAACTGCGTTGGGTTCAGCGGGCGTTGTCCTTTACGGCGATTGTGCTGGGGTTGGCGATGCGCCAACCAGGTGCAGCGAGCTACGAGCCATTTGGCACGCTCTTCAACCTGCAAGGTTCATGGCCGCAGTGGGTGATGTTGGTGATGGTCTTGCTTGGGTCGCTGGTTATCTACCGGCCATTCTGCAACTATCTCTGCCCACTCGATCCTGTTGTTGACTATATCGGTGAAATTCGCCGTTGGGTAAAAAACGTATGGCGTCAAAAAAACAAGACAAACGTTTCGATATCAAGCAAGCCTTCTTAA
- a CDS encoding TIGR03557 family F420-dependent LLM class oxidoreductase, with protein MNGSGLKIGYAISSEEHRPSDIVKHAQRAEEVGFTYALISDHFHPWIDEQGQSPFVWSVLGGIAQATQKLEIGTGVTCPLIRTHPAIIAQATATVAAMMPGRFFLGVGTGENLNEHILGDRWPAYEVRSEMLEEAIEVIRLLWQGGMQSHYGKYYTVENARIYTLPEEPIPLMVAASGTDSAELAARVGDGIISTSPDADIIKAFEEQATETRPKYGKLTVCWASNMVDAQMTAYKYWPTAGLKGSLSQQLPLPVDFESAAQNVTQEDIAKAIICGNDPQPYLDAIQEYVDAGFDHVYIHQVGPDQDGFFDFFKEHLLPRVASSEHL; from the coding sequence ATGAACGGTTCCGGTCTAAAAATCGGTTATGCCATTTCCAGTGAAGAGCATCGTCCGAGTGACATCGTCAAACATGCTCAACGTGCAGAAGAAGTCGGCTTCACATATGCCCTTATTTCAGATCACTTCCATCCCTGGATTGATGAACAGGGACAAAGTCCATTTGTATGGTCTGTGCTGGGTGGGATCGCCCAGGCGACCCAGAAGCTAGAAATTGGCACAGGCGTGACCTGCCCCCTGATTCGCACGCATCCAGCGATCATCGCCCAGGCAACGGCGACAGTAGCAGCTATGATGCCAGGACGCTTTTTCCTGGGTGTAGGGACAGGCGAAAATCTCAACGAACATATCCTCGGCGACCGTTGGCCTGCTTATGAGGTACGCTCGGAAATGCTTGAGGAAGCCATAGAGGTGATTCGTCTGCTGTGGCAAGGTGGGATGCAATCTCATTATGGCAAGTATTATACGGTCGAAAATGCGCGCATCTACACACTCCCGGAAGAGCCAATCCCACTGATGGTAGCTGCCAGTGGCACAGACTCAGCCGAGTTAGCAGCTAGGGTTGGTGACGGAATCATCAGCACGTCGCCCGATGCAGACATCATTAAGGCGTTTGAAGAGCAAGCAACCGAAACGCGCCCGAAATATGGCAAGCTGACGGTCTGCTGGGCGTCAAACATGGTTGATGCACAAATGACGGCCTACAAGTATTGGCCGACTGCTGGGTTAAAAGGCAGCCTATCGCAGCAACTACCACTCCCAGTGGATTTCGAAAGCGCTGCACAAAATGTCACACAAGAAGATATCGCCAAGGCCATTATCTGCGGGAATGATCCTCAGCCCTATCTCGATGCCATTCAAGAGTACGTCGATGCTGGTTTTGATCATGTTTATATTCATCAGGTTGGGCCGGATCAGGATGGCTTCTTCGACTTCTTCAAGGAACATCTTTTGCCGCGTGTTGCAAGCAGTGAACATCTGTAA
- a CDS encoding alpha-amylase family glycosyl hydrolase, whose translation MGGWQHPPNTSPGRFYVSKLVASQPVCFQQKVEWIMKSNSVRVQVGAMTDDGIRFSVFAPLVHQVAVQGSWNDFQSVPMAQATDGTWWISFPLSDGLYTYRFEIVQEEGKEAVFAPNPTSICFKPDDLEYSLIEIVNGQPVYFLYQWQHDNVDLVPNEKLIIYEMHLSDFCGHPDDEGANTFEHVMRKLDYLVELGINAVELMPITQSAPGDNWGYSQYSLYAVDYMLGAPGELAHLVDECHKRGIRVIHDGVYNHMHEDAPLTRIDYDYWFYEHNPDEPEMQFGPKLNYEFYDENLGLYPAREHTLGAIHRWIGTFHMDGIRFDAARALKPEDVIHWFNDEAHKRSGFKPFFTIAESIPQNPAITGPNGPMDAAWHDNFYRQLNCTVLGMPWEGREPFNTTELLRVMNAKTDEFASNYNTVHYLNNHDQERTIYSLGKEAHTFDEAAFRRNKLGASLLLTAPGIPMLWMGEEFGQANPRSENTEKRPLNWALLDQEPNHDLWQHYQRLIAFRLESGALCSDNFESLADIPEHAIIAYKRWDDDGNVVLVIANLKDEEVDSLEITLKDIDSACWRDLLSDTEITTQAQQLNVTLHKSQVMICVTC comes from the coding sequence ATGGGCGGTTGGCAGCACCCGCCTAACACGAGCCCAGGGAGATTTTATGTATCAAAGTTAGTGGCTTCTCAACCTGTATGCTTTCAACAGAAAGTTGAATGGATAATGAAATCGAATAGTGTCCGTGTCCAAGTAGGCGCAATGACAGATGATGGCATTCGTTTCAGTGTATTTGCACCCCTTGTGCATCAGGTGGCAGTGCAGGGTAGCTGGAATGATTTTCAAAGCGTGCCTATGGCGCAAGCAACGGATGGTACATGGTGGATTTCGTTTCCATTAAGCGATGGGCTATATACCTATCGGTTTGAGATTGTACAAGAAGAGGGAAAAGAGGCCGTTTTCGCCCCTAATCCGACGAGTATCTGTTTTAAGCCAGATGATCTTGAATATTCACTGATTGAGATTGTTAATGGACAACCCGTTTACTTTCTTTATCAGTGGCAGCATGACAATGTCGACCTTGTTCCGAATGAAAAGCTGATTATCTATGAAATGCACCTCAGTGACTTTTGTGGTCACCCAGATGATGAGGGAGCCAATACTTTTGAGCATGTAATGCGAAAATTAGATTATCTGGTTGAGTTGGGGATCAATGCTGTTGAATTGATGCCCATTACACAGTCTGCACCAGGGGATAATTGGGGTTACTCACAGTATAGCCTTTATGCCGTTGACTATATGTTGGGAGCACCGGGAGAACTGGCACATCTCGTCGATGAATGTCATAAGCGTGGTATTCGTGTCATTCACGATGGTGTCTACAACCATATGCACGAAGATGCGCCCCTGACACGCATAGATTATGATTATTGGTTTTATGAACATAACCCTGATGAACCTGAAATGCAGTTCGGACCCAAGTTAAATTATGAGTTCTATGATGAAAATCTGGGGCTATACCCTGCGCGTGAGCACACTTTAGGTGCCATTCACCGTTGGATTGGCACATTCCATATGGATGGCATACGTTTTGATGCAGCGCGAGCGCTTAAACCAGAGGATGTAATTCATTGGTTTAATGATGAAGCACACAAACGATCTGGATTTAAGCCGTTTTTCACCATTGCAGAGTCGATTCCTCAAAACCCTGCGATCACGGGGCCTAATGGCCCTATGGATGCAGCCTGGCACGATAACTTCTATCGTCAGTTGAACTGTACTGTACTAGGCATGCCATGGGAGGGACGTGAGCCCTTCAATACAACAGAGTTACTACGCGTTATGAATGCGAAGACAGATGAATTTGCATCCAACTATAACACCGTTCACTATCTAAATAATCATGATCAAGAACGGACGATATACAGCCTGGGCAAAGAGGCCCATACATTTGATGAGGCCGCCTTCCGGCGCAATAAGCTTGGGGCAAGCTTGCTCTTAACGGCACCCGGCATCCCGATGTTATGGATGGGAGAAGAGTTTGGGCAGGCAAATCCAAGAAGCGAAAATACAGAGAAACGCCCCTTGAACTGGGCGCTGTTGGATCAAGAGCCAAATCATGATCTATGGCAACACTATCAACGTCTCATTGCATTCCGCTTAGAAAGTGGGGCTTTGTGCAGTGATAACTTTGAATCACTTGCAGATATACCCGAACATGCCATCATCGCATATAAGCGATGGGATGATGACGGTAACGTTGTTCTCGTTATCGCGAATCTAAAAGATGAAGAAGTTGATTCGCTGGAGATTACGCTGAAAGATATTGACAGCGCATGCTGGCGTGACCTACTCAGTGATACGGAAATTACCACTCAAGCGCAGCAGTTGAATGTCACTTTGCACAAAAGCCAAGTAATGATTTGTGTGACATGCTAA
- a CDS encoding FmdB family zinc ribbon protein produces MYRCQACQTHFEVRKPMAEVDTDAECPECHSLETRRLISTVAVFSSSSNGQPRALAGASPCSACSAAGPACASCHPR; encoded by the coding sequence ACTCACTTTGAAGTTCGCAAGCCGATGGCTGAAGTTGATACTGACGCTGAATGCCCGGAATGTCACTCGTTGGAGACACGCCGCCTCATCAGTACGGTCGCTGTATTTTCCTCAAGCAGTAATGGGCAGCCACGCGCACTTGCTGGGGCTTCTCCCTGTTCTGCTTGCAGCGCGGCTGGTCCCGCATGTGCAAGTTGTCATCCGCGTTAA
- a CDS encoding ABC transporter ATP-binding protein, giving the protein MTEFLLQLDQVSAGYVQRGKSQQVIVKPFTEGVPAGKLVCLIGPNGAGKSTLLRTIAGMQAPLSGRVLLDGQDIYQMNPADRAKRLSVVLTQKMEVGLFTGYSLVAMGRHPYTAWSGQLREQDHQVVRQAIRMVGAENLADRAFSTMSDGERQKIMIARALAQEPDMLILDEPTAFLDLPRRVECMVLLRNLAHQMGRTILLSTHDLDLALRCADHIWLLPYSGHMRVGLPEDLVLNGAFEAAFHSANVAFDIETGAFKTQSVGHERIALEGEGIQYTWVRHALEREGYAVLSKRAAGIPIIRLGVHGTDTWQLTIGTETCHGETIDALMTALVQGRVPAL; this is encoded by the coding sequence ATGACAGAATTTTTGCTTCAGTTAGATCAGGTATCAGCGGGTTACGTCCAGCGAGGGAAATCGCAGCAGGTTATCGTCAAGCCTTTTACAGAAGGGGTACCGGCTGGCAAGCTGGTGTGTTTGATCGGGCCAAATGGCGCCGGAAAATCCACCTTATTGCGGACAATCGCCGGGATGCAGGCGCCGCTCAGTGGGCGAGTGCTGCTTGATGGGCAGGATATTTACCAGATGAACCCTGCTGACCGTGCCAAGCGGCTAAGTGTGGTTTTGACGCAAAAGATGGAAGTTGGCCTCTTCACAGGTTACTCACTGGTTGCTATGGGACGTCATCCTTACACAGCATGGTCTGGTCAGCTTCGTGAGCAGGATCACCAAGTTGTCCGGCAGGCAATCCGTATGGTGGGTGCTGAGAACTTAGCAGACCGTGCTTTTAGCACGATGAGCGACGGCGAGCGCCAGAAAATCATGATTGCACGTGCACTGGCGCAAGAGCCGGATATGCTGATATTAGATGAACCCACTGCTTTCCTCGATCTGCCGCGCCGTGTTGAATGTATGGTTTTGCTACGGAATTTAGCGCACCAGATGGGCCGCACGATTTTGCTTTCCACACATGATCTGGATTTGGCCCTGCGCTGTGCAGATCATATCTGGTTGCTGCCGTATAGCGGCCATATGCGCGTAGGTCTGCCAGAGGATCTTGTCCTGAATGGTGCTTTTGAAGCGGCTTTCCACAGTGCGAATGTCGCCTTTGATATAGAGACAGGGGCGTTTAAGACGCAGTCTGTAGGCCATGAGCGGATTGCCCTGGAGGGCGAAGGTATCCAGTATACGTGGGTGCGGCATGCTCTGGAGCGTGAAGGCTATGCTGTGCTATCCAAACGCGCGGCTGGCATCCCGATCATTCGTCTGGGCGTTCATGGTACGGATACGTGGCAGCTCACAATAGGGACAGAGACTTGCCATGGCGAGACGATTGATGCCTTGATGACGGCTCTAGTGCAAGGCCGGGTGCCCGCTCTTTAA
- a CDS encoding dehalogenase: protein MLFWLILGCLLGAGALFLQSRSDIKLAWFDWLLLALAVVFYVLAISNYSDSMSELEPRAALFLLASFGLPGIILTVIVAIRAWRNRQPVVAEVAS from the coding sequence ATGTTATTCTGGTTGATTTTAGGATGTTTACTCGGTGCTGGTGCGCTCTTCTTACAGAGTCGCTCAGATATCAAGCTGGCATGGTTTGACTGGTTATTGCTGGCCCTCGCCGTTGTGTTTTATGTGCTGGCGATCTCCAACTACAGTGATTCCATGTCTGAACTGGAGCCGCGTGCTGCCCTGTTCCTGCTGGCATCCTTTGGGCTGCCCGGCATTATCTTGACAGTGATTGTAGCTATCCGGGCATGGCGTAATCGCCAGCCTGTTGTCGCCGAGGTTGCTTCGTAG